Proteins from a genomic interval of Musa acuminata AAA Group cultivar baxijiao chromosome BXJ1-9, Cavendish_Baxijiao_AAA, whole genome shotgun sequence:
- the LOC135594459 gene encoding rapid alkalinization factor-like: MKNELRLLPLSLLLFVAVSSWELTVRGVELRRAEATGVGCNGSIAECHAEAEFLMDSETHRRFLADGGHISYGALTPDRPACNAGGGQPYGKCLPARSGNQPNRGCNVYNKCRVGN; encoded by the coding sequence ATGAAGAACGAGCTACGCCTTCTTCCCCTATCTCTTCTCCTCTTCGTTGCTGTCAGCAGCTGGGAGCTTACGGTCCGCGGCGTCGAGTTAAGGCGGGCAGAGGCGACGGGCGTCGGATGCAATGGCTCCATAGCGGAATGCCACGCGGAGGCGGAGTTCCTCATGGACTCGGAGACTCACCGGCGTTTCCTGGCGGATGGCGGGCACATCTCTTACGGCGCCCTCACCCCGGACAGGCCGGCATGCAACGCGGGAGGTGGGCAGCCCTACGGCAAATGCTTGCCAGCGCGGTCGGGTAACCAGCCGAACCGCGGCTGCAATGTTTACAATAAGTGCCGCGTGGGTAATTAA
- the LOC135592326 gene encoding kinesin-like protein KIN-12A, with amino-acid sequence MKALANSKGGRVSPSETLTPSSQKQRPPRAPKENVDPNTTPPESSPFKSPGKPLSARNRSPLPPKPPLPSFHGGNPLKRKLSLETLAENGGPPSMSSDSGVQVLVRVRPPSKGEEEGDPIVEKISSNSISILDHTFTFDSVADTSSTQDDIFRLVGLPLVENCLAGFNSSIFAYGQTGSGKTYTMWGPPSALSEDSSSSEWGLTPRVFERLFSRINEEQAKHSDKQLNYQCHCSFLEIYNEQITDLLDPTQKNLQIREDVKAGIYVDCLTEEYVYTMKDVIRLLTKGLANRRTGATSVNMESSRSHCVFTCIVDSQSKSIGDGLISLRTSRINLVDLAGSERQKQTGAAGERLKEAGNINRSLSQLGNLINILAEVSQSGKQRHIPYRDSRLTFLLQESLGGNAKLAMICAVSPSQSCKSETFSTLRFAQRAKAIKNKAVVNEITQDDVNVLREQIRQLKDELLRMRSNGSAGNNGSFSSAWSARRSLNLLKMSLNCPTTLPILKDDNDVEMEIDESDVEMPNIQASLPLPCEGKLSVDLSASKEELRSSINDNDTVARDVRSICKMDPGCVKDQTFAVEDCALKKIGPGQLIVNSDGGSAGDRGDDQLNDTCEVHMADEGTNILPDHNTQSESNPSVEKEYIIHEVQTRYSSSSPSSIVSPDSSGIVPSQTSLVLQLPTSSKSPVLENFSRKSLRTSSSMSASQKIIADDLKLGSGVLNVSLAQSSYPLNTYETQTNKTENLAASLRRGLQIFDNQQLNSFVRRSSFRFSVALTDAKPVVPINKVDIGIQTIVQDPEEMEQLSAYVCSCCKKIASEDENEDTKNGTDLQLVTIDGTMSTDKLKMKVPRAVKKVLTGSIRREMALEEHCTKQAAEIMQLNRLLQQYKHERECSAIIAETREDKISRLESLMDGILPTEEFMEEEFASLMNEHKLLKEKYENHPDIMWLNIELKRVQEELDGFKNFFNMGERDVLMEEIQDLRSQLQYYLEFSSNSTRKQSPLLQLTHSCGTTSTPLCTISESTEASGNEKIEPDGCNWTERESEWIILSEELKLELEASRSLAEKRKVDLDSEKECTDELKEALQTAMQGHARILEQYADLQEKHIGLLARHRKIMDGIEDVKKAAARAGVKGAESKFINSLAAEISALRADREKERQYWRDENRGLQVQLRDTAEAVQAAGELLVRLKETEEAVATAEKRACMAEQETEKAYQEIDNLKKNYDREISLLNRLLAESRLPREALTYTVFNEAKTGGESLTDQRWREEFEPFCNRDDADFSKDTNPSSWFSGYDRCNI; translated from the exons ATGAAGGCGCTCGCAAATTCGAAGGGTGGAAGGGTTTCGCCCTCCGAGACCCTGACCCCTTCTTCGCAGAAGCAGCGCCCTCCTCGGGCCCCAAAGGAGAACGTCGACCCCAACACCACCCCGCCGGAATCCTCTCCTTTCAAGTCTCCCGGAAAGCCGCTCTCCGCCAGGAACCGGAGCCCGCTTCCCCCCAAGCCGCCTCTCCCCTCGTTCCACGGCGGCAACCCTCTCAAGCGGAAGCTGAGCCTGGAAACCCTCGCCGAGAATGGGGGTCCGCCCTCGATGTCGTCAGATTCGGGCGTTCAG GTACTTGTGCGAGTGCGACCACCAAGCAAGGGAGAGGAAGAAGGGGATCCGATTGTAGAAAAGATCTCTTCAAACTCCATTTCGATCCTTGACCATACCTTCACCTTTGACTCAGTAGCTGATACCAGTTCCACTCAG GATGATATATTTCGACTCGTCGGGCTTCCATTGGTGGAGAACTGCTTGGCCGGGTTCAACAGTTCCATATTTGCGTATGGGCAG ACTGGTAGTGGAAAGACGTATACGATGTGGGGACCTCCGAGCGCTTTGTCCGAAGATTCTTCGAGTAGTGAGTGGGGTTTGACTCCACGTGTTTTTGAGCGGCTTTTTTCTCGCATAAATGAA GAGCAAGCTAAGCATTCCGACAAGCAGCTGAATTACCAGTGTCATTGTTCCTTTCTGGAG ATCTACAATGAGCAAATTACTGATCTTTTGGACCCAACACAAAAGAATCTTCAG ATTAGGGAAGATGTTAAAGCTGGCATTTATGTTGACTGTTTGACAGAGGAGTATGTGTATACAATGAAGGATGTAATCCGTCTGCTGACAAAG GGATTAGCAAACAGGCGAACAGGTGCAACCAGCGTAAATATGGAGAGTTCCCGTTCTCACTGCGTATTTACTTGCATTGTTGATTCCCAGTCAAAG AGCATAGGTGATGGTTTAATCAGCTTAAGGACTAGCAGGATCAACCTTGTTGATCTGGCAGGATCTGAAAGACAAAAGCAAACAGGTGCAGCAGGGGAACGCTTGAAGGAAGCAGGGAATATTAATCGCTCCCTGTCACAGCTTGG AAACTTAATTAATATTCTCGCAGAAGTTTCACAGTCTGGGAAACAGAGACACATTCCATATCGTGATTCCAGGCTTACATTTTTATTGCAAGAATCTCTTGGTGGTAACGCCAAGTTAGCAATGATTTGTGCTGTTTCACCATCACAGAG CTGCAAAAGTGAAACTTTCAGCACCTTAAGGTTTGCACAACGAGCAAAAGCAATAAAGAACAAAGCAGTTGTCAATGAGATAACACAGGATGATGTTAATGTCCTGCGTGAGCAGATACGCCAACTAAAG GATGAACTTCTACGCATGAGGTCTAATGGATCTGCAGGAAACAACGGAAGTTTTTCATCAGCATGGAGTGCTCGGCGTAGcttgaatcttttgaaaatgaGTCTTAACTGTCCTACAACACTACCTATTCTGAAAGATGACAATGATGTGGAGATGGAAATTGATGAGAGTGATGTTGAGATGCCAAATATTCAAGCAAGCCTACCTTTACCTTGTGAAGGAAAACTATCTGTCGATCTTTCTGCATCAAAAGAGGAGCTAAGGTCCTCTATTAATGATAATGATACAGTTGCCAGGGATGTCAGGTCAATCTGCAAGATGGATCCTGGCTGTGTAAAGGATCAAACTTTTGCAGTTGAAGATTGTGCTCTGAAGAAAATAGGGCCAGGCCAACTCATTGTAAACTCTGATGGTGGTTCTGCCGGAGATCGAGGAGATGATCAACTGAATGATACTTGTGAAGTACATATGGCTGATGAAGGGACTAATATTTTGCCAGATCATAACACACAAAGCGAAAGCAATCCGTCAGTGGAAAAGGAATACATTATCCATGAAGTGCAAACTCGTTATTCTTCTAGCTCCCCAAGTTCCATAGTTTCTCCCGACAGTAGTGGCATTGTGCCCAGCCAGACATCTCTAGTTCTTCAATTGCCTACTTCGAGTAAATCACCTGTGCTTGAAAATTTCAGTAGAAAAAGCCTTAGAACATCATCATCTATGTCAGCATCTCAGAAGATTATAGCAGATGATTTGAAATTAGGCTCTGGAGTACTAAACGTATCCCTTGCACAATCTTCATATCCTCTAAACACTTATGAAACTCAAACAAACAAGACTGAGAATTTAGCAGCCAGTCTGCGACGTGGTCTTCAAATTTTCGATAACCAACAGCTTAACTCATTCGTGAGGAGGTCATCATTCAGATTTTCTGTTGCACTTACTGATGCCAAGCCAGTGGTGCCAATAAACAAGGTCGATATTGGCATACAAACAATCGTTCAAGATCCAGAAGAAATGGAACAGTtgtctgcatatgtttgtagttgttGCAAGAAGATAGCTTCAGAAGATGAAAATGAAGATACCAAGAATGGCACTGATCTTCAATTGGTAACTATTGATGGAACAATGTCGACTGACAAACTGAAGATGAAAGTTCCTCGG GCAGTGAAGAAGGTCTTGACTGGCTCTATCAGGCGAGAAATGGCTCTTGAAGAACACTGTACAAAGCAAGCTGCTGAAATCATGCAACTAAATCGTTTG TTACAACAATATAAGCATGAGCGAGAATGCAGTGCCATAATTGCTGAGACACGGGAGGACAAAATTTCTCGTCTTGAGAGTCTTATGGATGGTATTTTGCCGACAGAGGAGTTCATGGAAGAAGAGTTTGCTTCTCTCATGAATGAACACAAG CTTCTTAAAGAGAAATATGAGAATCACCCAGATATTATGTGGCTTAACATCGAGCTTAAAAGAGTTCAAGAAGAACTGGAtggttttaagaacttttttaaTATGGGTGAGAGGGATGTCTTGATGGAAGAGATCCAGGATCTAAGAAGTCAATTACAATATTACTTGGAGTTTTCTTCCAACTCAACTCGAAAACAAAGCCCTTTGCTTCAGCTGACTCATTCATGCGGAACCACTTCAACTCCTCTCTGTACTATATCAGAGTCAACTGAAGCAAGTGGCAATGAAAAAATTGAACCAGATGGGTGTAATTGGACCGAAAGGGAGAGTGAATGGATCATACTTTCAGAGGAACTTAAACTTGAACTCGAAGCAAGTCGATCGCTTGCTGAAAAGAGGAAGGTGGATCTTGATTCGGAGAAGGAGTGCACGGACGAGCTAAAGGAGGCACTGCAGACAGCAATGCAGGGTCATGCTAGGATTTTGGAGCAGTATGCAGACCTCCAAGAGAAACATATTGGTCTACTTGCGAGGCACAGGAAAATTATGGATGGCATCGAGGATGTGAAGAAAGCAGCTGCAAGAGCTGGGGTAAAAGGAGCGGAGTCAAAATTCATTAACTCCCTTGCTGCAGAAATTTCTGCTCTTAGAGCTGACAGAGAAAAGGAGCGGCAATATTGGAGAGATGAGAATAGAGGTCTTCAGGTTCAACTTAGAGATACAGCTGAAGCTGTACAGGCTGCTGGAGAATTGCTCGTGCGGCTGAAGGAAACAGAAGAAGCTGTTGCAACCGCCGAG AAAAGGGCATGTATGGCAGAGCAGGAGACCGAGAAGGCATACCAGGAGATTGATAACTTGAAGAAGAATTATGACAGAGAGATTTCTTTGTTAAACCGGCTTCTTGCAGAGTCACGATTGCCCAGGGAAGCTCTCACGTATACGGTGTTCAACGAAGCTAAAACCGGAGGCGAGAGTCTCACTGATCAGAGATGGAGAGAGGAATTCGAGCCTTTCTGCAACAGAGATGATGCTGACTTTTCCAAGGACACAAATCCCAGTTCATGGTTCTCTGGCTACGATCGATGCAACATCTGA